The genomic segment atcagatttgagtcacttaggCTATGTTCACATTTACAAGTCTCACTGTTcaattcaggcggcacggtggtgtagtggttagcgctgtcgcctcacagcaagaaggtccgggttcgagccccgtggccggcgagggcctttctgtgcggagtttgcatgttctccccgtgtccgcgtgggtttcctccgggtgctccggtttcccccaggttaggttaactggtgactctaaattgagcgtaggtgtgaatgtgagtgtgaatggttgtctgtgtctatgtgtcagccctgtgatgacctggtgacttatccagggtgaaccccgcctttcgcccgtagtcagctgggataggatccagctcgcctgcgaccctgtagaacaggataaagcggctacagataatgagatgagatgatggttcACATTCATCGTTGCAAGTGAGTTGTATCTAACTGTAATGTGAATGCATCTGTgtcctccaaaatggcacatgtgCACACATCAATACATTTTTGCATGAGAAGGCAAAAAAGAAGCAAAATTCAAAtcaaattcaaattttatttgtcACAGCCAAGATCATACAGAGCacaacatttctttctttctgtatttaTTGATGAATTTTGACAGACTGGGGTTTATGAATTGTGACACACTGTCTAGGGTTGCAACCCGTCCCATAAAATACGGAActgtcctttatttggcaattaaatcttgtgtcccgtattgaaccgatacgggacgcgatttgttccgtattttcataaatgtccaatacacatgtctgtctcacacatatcaacactacatctaacaataatgaacaaaataaaacaggaaatactccgttgcaggatctacccaggacacaaacccctccccTCTGCGTCACactctgtgcgtctgtgcctggctgcctgcgtcactgcgtgtggcgctgtcacggttgcctagagacagacaacacacaccggcgctgctcaaaaaacccgggccttttaaaaatgtctgctgcacctgggactccaccacgtcctcaaaagcgtaaatgcttacaaaaatacagacgtgagtgggaagaggcacatccttggctggatgaactcaggactgttgagggaaggagtaatgttttgcactttcttgttttctgcgttcttgaataagcagacatacgtttgttgtgtttttgttgttttttcttctcttttttcctctctaagtaaaaatgttcccaaggttcacaaagagagtccctacaccaaaaacagttatgcacttacatttacagtgatattaagttctcaatatctcatctcattatctctagccgctttatccttctacagggtcgcaggcaagctggagcctatcccagctgactacgggcgaaaggcggggttcaccctggacaagtcgccaggtcatcacagggctgacacatagacacagacaaccattcattgtTGCCtacttgtacattatacatttttacagcattggcaataaagcatttcaagctttaagtatgagtaattgctttcttgatcacccctttactaaaaacacctacaaaataaaacataccactgctgcgggcaccccaccccatgggagtcgtgcccgtggtggtcatggccccaaggagccgtggtgggcgtgccttattttcatttctgaatggtggaaACCCTAACACTGTCAGAATCCATGTTTGTTGCTTTAGTAGTTAATAATAAATGCAATTCCGGTGTAATATTAGCTGTGCTGAGGATTAGAACAACACATCTGAGGGAAATGTTGATGTTTCTGAGCAATATGTCTAATTTACAGTCAGAGGCTTTAACCCGTCTGTAAAAAATAACTACatgctattgaggtttttcacccacgtgaccaagtcatgtgatgcatcgttaggctgccattttggacgtcacggctcgaatcagtttgaatgcgaggaaggcgacaaacgaaaaacataaaagaaaaaggagcgagatgcagaaaacaccttcactatccagcgacgtagggcatttacagggcgatcagagggagaggtatttgcaaaaattgaggttagcaggcttagagaacgacgtttacctgcttccaccaggattgttcactgacgtacggaagtacacgaagccctcgtctttacctgacttcggcccacatgatctgtatacttatgtcgttaaaaacccatcgccatacacaggtattgatctgaaagcgtataagagtttggatgcctacaaatattttgtgtcaggctgggtaacatgcctacatcagcgggtcgtccctggagccggtggtcgccatcttattacagctaaggtttgttcacattttcatttactttcggtcctcaggataaacaaaatgttattaaatgtcattgaaataacttcttagtctgttgagacatggcccgttataaatttgctgttaccaggcaatgaccaagaactgtatcattagggtcggtgtctgtgttgtagcagtatactagcagctagctgttagcactagctaatgtcaacaacatagtagctagtatgttactgtagcaatgtttacgttcagtcatttggatgactgttaaaacctttcagtctcaagtttttcctttactgtatttactagtttactgtaattatgatccggcagctatttacaccggatccagtgtaaatagctgccggagcgcgctccggcttgctccccctcaaattaagcagcgcgctctggcttgctcccagagcgcgctgcttaatttgagggggagcaagctggagcgcgctccggaacctcggccggagcactccgggagcaagccggagagtgctgcttaatttgagggggagcaagccggagcgcgctccggcagctatttacactggatctggtgtaaatagctgccggatcataattacagtaaactagtaaatacagtaaaggaaaaacttgagactgaaaggttttaacagtcatccaaatgactgaacgtaaacattgctacagtaacatactagctactatattgttgacattagctagcttgaccttcaaaatggcggacaccggggcgtcacgtgaccctgtgacgtcaggtgaaatacctcaatttagTTCTAATCTGATACTGGGTGGAATTGttcagttgcctagcaacagtttTAAATACCAGACAGCGCCCTTTCCATATTCGTCAGTTTCCGTTCTGGTTCTGTGACGCATGCGTGACGCTGTCATAGGCCCCGCCCCGCCCGTTCTGAGTGGGTGCGCGCgcccgggtgcttcagtttcgcTGTGGTGCTGTTCGGGGGAAGTCAGCGCTCCGGCAAGCGGAAACTTCATCAGCAGCTTTAAATAGTTTATTCTGTGTACAGATCCGCGCGGTTTAAAGGCGCTGCAGCATTCTTAATAAGGCCATGACGGAGCTGAGTGTGATGAAGCGGAGCGCGCCGCTGAGTTTACTGTGCTGTGGGCTTGAGAATGGCGGCGCTGTTCGCTGGGTTTCCCCTTTAAGCGCTCCACTGGACACTTTCTCACAGAAACGCGAGGAGGAGCTCGACGTCTGCACGGAGGAGGCCGACGGACGGGCTGCTGGAGCCGGGATTAATGCAGGGAAAGCGCCTGTGGAAAGCCGGTCAGAGCTTGAGGAGCGCGGCTGTGAGGAGCTCCTGAACCCGGAGCTGGAGACGGAGACCTACGAGCTGCTGAGGCAGTTGTTCCGCTCCCACACGGGCCTTCCGGTGGAACACAGGCGGAATAAAGCGCACTCAGCACTGCCGAGTCTGCAGAGAGTGGTGGGGAAAACCATCCACAACCACCGCATCGCATACACCGGTGAGCTTTACCCACTAACAGGGCCTCATGGCCGCCTCTGTCCGGGAGTTACTGGCGGTTGGCTTTGGGTGCGTTAGCCCCGGGGGTGAGAGGGACTTTAGCTGCAGCATCGAGTTGAGCGAAGTTTGATGGTAATTTTGCCTTTTTCAGATCCCAGTAACAGTAACTTATCAGTCTTTAGACTGAAGGATCTGATTCCGAATCATTTGGTTCTCAGAATGCTCTGTGAAACCGTTCTGCTGCTCTGTTTAGATTTAAACATGGAACCCTCTGATGGGATTCGATCCAGAACACTTTATTCGAACTGAATCCCATCAGGGTTTAAATCTAAACATTCAGCTCGCTACTCAGTTTCTTCAGCGTCTGTCAGTTAGTTTACAGAAGCCCAAACACTGCAGTGCAGGATTCTCTATTACAGGGGAACGAGCACTTTAACTCAGTGAGACATTCACTCGGCTCATAAAATAACCTTTATTTAATAGTGACTTCATAATTTAATTTACACTGTTTATTCCATAAGTTTATTTTTATATCGTTAGTACTTTTTGTGTCGATTGAAGTTCATCTTGCCATACAATTACCCAATCATGACGCAGCAGGCGGATAGTACTGGCCAATCCTGTTGCAGGAGGCGGGCATTATGTGCCGCAGGGACAGTCTGGACTTCAAAGAATTTCCCCACGTGGTTTCCCATAAATGTTAAAGTGCATTATGGATATTCTGTGCTTTACAGGACACAGCATTTAATACTGAATGTTGTAGCACACAGGATCTTTAACTGTGTGCTGTCGGCTGTGAGCGCGCACAAGTTGAGTAAAGTGCTGTAGGAGGTGTGTAACTGAGGCCCTTTTTAAAGTGGAACTGCTGTCTgattaatacttaatttatctagaagttttctctattttctgttctgtttattctttaatgatgctgctggaattttaatttccctgagggaaccctcccaaagggatcaataaagttttatctatctatctatttgaggAAACTGGGTTCCTAGAACTCTGCTTATCAAGCACCAAcgcactttctcacacacacgggcAGTGGCAGATAAttcggtaagattaaggtgtgtgTAAATGACCACATTAGTGACGGTGAAAATAAAGCACATGAATGGGAGCAAAAAGCATGCAGTAACTGAACACATCactgcacagacagacagaagtgCAAAGTAGATTACACACAGACAGGAGGAGACCGAGTCCGGTCCTTTAAGGGGAGTGTCCTAGTGCCCACGGTACAGCGATAAAACcatgaatgaacacacacatggggAGATGAAAGGGAAATGAGGAAACCTGGATCCACACACAAAGTAAGGGGAATTCTGGGTAACTTGTCCCCATGCTGGGAATTTCAgagaaagattgttttattttccTCAGGACAGAGAGACACTGACACTCTCAGTGGGAGAGTACAGGTTCAGCTGTCAGGTTGAAGATGTTCCGTAGCCTGATAGTCCGTGTGTTAATAGTCCTGTGGCGTTTTCCATGTGGTAGAGGGACAGACAGGTGGTGACCTGGATGGCTCAGGTCTCTGGTGATGGTGCAGCGTTCCTCTGTAATTGACTGGTGTAGATGGAGCGTAGGTTAGGGAGCTCTGTCCCGTTGTCTCACTGAGCCACTTGGTGTAGTTTGCAGTAGTGCACAGTAGGAGAGTGTACTCTCTGTGGTGTGGAGGTAGGTGTGTCATCCTGTGTTTCCTCAAGAACGGTCTCTGCTGGGCTCTATTCCTGGGGGGGTTCAGATAttgtttattactttttttttttttgacatagaAGCTCAGGAACTTGAAGCTTTAGATCAAGGGTTGTATGATTTATTGTCTACTGACTGTGTGCGTTACAGGCATGGTGCGGCGGCTGTTCGAGAACAGTAGTCTGGACGGTGTGGGCTCCGTACTGAGCGGTGTGTTTGATGATGGTGTGATTTCTTGGGGACGCATCGCAAGTGTTCTGGCTCTAGGTGCTGTGGTGTGCGAGCGGCTGAAGCAGGACTGTGCGAAGGAGCAAGTTGAGGAGTGTGTGGACATTGTTGCCTTACAAATCTCCTCCTACCTCACTACAAACCTGCAGCACTGGTTCATCAACAACAACGGCTGGGTGAGTATATTGATGAGACTGGTTCAGAACACACACAATCCTGCCTTATGCCCTCATGTTGTTGTGTGCAAGTATAACTCTGGAAGTGTGTGTGTAACTGTTTTTCTAATTGCGTTTGTGTTGCAGGATGGTTTTGTGGAGTTCTTTTATGTCGAGGATCCCGAGTCCACAGTTCGGAAGGCACTCATGGCAGTGGCCGGATTCGGAATAGGGGCATGTCTCTTAACGCTGATGCGATGAAGTGGGTGGAGGCAGAGGTGGCCACTGTTACTATGACTACACCGTTGTCTGTCTTCCTAAGGAAACGAGGACGAATGTGCTTGTGCTCTTCTGGGCGATCGCAGAGACACTAATAAATCCGTATGTTTTATGAAGACTGAGCAAAGTTTATATTCAAATAAAATTCCCCTCACCCAGATAAACTGCCCCTGtctccgtggggaggtcactgcactGTCCTGCACATGGCAGGTTCTCAGCTGTTTAACTTTCAGTGCAGAGTCTGGCACGGTGAGGGCCCTGATTGTGAGGAAATTCAGAGCTTTCCTGTTTGGAGAAAGTTTtagttttttaaataaacatttcagACACTGAATACTGTGTGATGTGTGTTCATTTCATTGCCTTCTCTGTGTGTGAAAACATACATTTGCATGGATTCCAGGTGTGTTCTGCTTGGTTCTTTACTCAGGTGAGAACATGGCAATTGCTAGGTTGCATCTGATGTCATCTCTGCCTcatttagatatgcaagacatgaagtggtggtcagctaaagtCACTGTTCAGAAAGCATTACTATCGCTGGGGCTGCTTGCTAGTTGTGAAAATGCCCTATGCTTGTGTTTTTGTTCTGCTTGAGTCagacaaaccatgaaactgataagtttcttctgggttccctgtgaagtgataaagggtgaaggagtaaaggattttaccaaaagacgacgAGAAAAGTGGCTCCCGAACCTTTCGCTGTGATGGAAGGGAGACGAGTCGCAGAACGCTCGAGTTTGCGGTGATCGCTTCAGgagaggtttgtaaattcctctgatttatttcgtttggattcgcaagtcacttttctcaccattttccattatttcacGATGTCTACAGTTCAGAAGACGCTTCAGTCCTCATGtgttttttgtttactgtttatcACCATATTGTAAATGCATgtgtatgttttcactttatcaGGATGTCTGAGTGATCTTTACAGGGAAGATGTAGAgtgggctcctacactgaactagagaAGATAATTGAGACAATCCACAGAAACAAAAACGCAGCTCACGAGTTAATGGCACAAAACTGCTTCCTCGGCCGTGCAGTTACAGcgagccgtgatcacttctctgtcctgTTTCCCCAATCCCCAGGTCTTTTTAAAGGggcttctgtggatctttgtggatgATTTAGCTGGAAGAAAAAAGCAAGAGGATTGGGAATTGAGCGGTTGTGGCTTGTTTACTCCCGATACTAAAACCTGTAGCATCCTTGCAACCATCACAAAGATGTTTACAAAGCCcaaaaattcctccttaccctggCAAAAACGATCTGGGATTTAtcttgtgtcctgatccccagatcagcAACCCAGCCACATATGAAAAGTTGGTCTCCATGTTTGTCCAttgtttcatctgtttgtctgtgtagaatgatgtctgcagcaccaggtagtttgagacgtcagggaactcaacagatggctaattttccaacttgtaggaaaaatccttctttactagtgTGTACGGATTTCATGCTATCGCAAAGAGCACCCTTCTGAAGGGATCTTGGCCAtgtattggcctctaaactgaaaATACTCAGACGGTTTCACTTGCTTTTTACATCAGAGCAGCTGAATcggtttgtctgaccaccacttcattcaccggaagtagaCACCCAAgctaaaagtcatgtgactgaatgcAACCTATAGGCTCAAAGCATGTGAGTGAGGTGGTCTCAGTCTGTGTCCAGGTGAACTTTAGTGAGAAAGTAATTTATCTCTGAATTAACTCACTGCAGGAAGTGTCGTGGGTTTTATTTTGCAGTGTTTTCAGCTCTGAGACAGAGCTGTAGTGCTGCAGAAATGCTGTATGTTCTGGGGATTTGGACCCATGAattaaaaagagaaaataaacttTGGATTTGATGTTAAATGTTTtagacaagtctcatctcattatctctagccgctttatccttctacagggtcgcaggcaagctggagcctatcccagctgactatgggcgaaaggcggggtacaccctggacaagtcgccaggtcatcacagggctgacacatagacacagacaaccattcacactcacattcacacctacggtcaatttagagtcaccagttaacctaacctgcatgtctttggactgtgggggaaaccggagcacccggaggaaacccacgcggacacggggagaacatgcaaactccacacagaaaggccctcgccggccacagggctcaaacccaggaccttcttgctgtgaggcgacagcgctaaccactacaccaccgtgccgcccgttttagACAAGtgacattaaaattctgtaaagctgctttgcaacaatatcgattgttaaaagcactagaaaaataaacttgattttataATTATGTAATTTTAATCTATGAGGACTGTTTTAGTTAAAAACTTGTGCCAATGTTCTAATGTTCTTTGGGGATTatataaccccatttccagaaaagtgggGCAGCTGCAATTGTATAATCAGACAAGAACAGGACATTTCACTTTCAGAACTACACcgtttggtctcctcagttcccaaacatttagagtgttgttaaaagtagagatgcaacacagtggtaaacatgcccctgtcacaactttttttttttcaatgtgttGCTGCCATTACATTCAAaatgtttatatatttttttaaaaaagttctcagtttcaacattttgatatgttgtctttgtaccgttTTCAATGAAAGagggtttctgtgatttgcaaatcatcactttCTGTTTGTATTtctagtttacacagcatcccaacctttttggaaacagggttgtgTCTATAAACCTATACAACTAATGCATTTTTGGTGTTTAAACTGCTGGGATTTTATTGGTTATATTAAGATCAGTGAGCATCTGGTTACCGTTTTATGATTTTATTCATTGGAATTTCCCTCTCAGAGTGAAAGTGAACCTCTCATTCCCAGGCTCCTATAAATGATTTTGTACACGCCCTttaatgctcaggaaaaccttgtCTGAGGGAACACAGATCTCATGTGACCAGGAAGTAAAATTAAACACTAATGTTTCAAATCATCAACAGCTTGGtaataaattgtgtgtgtgtgttttttagagTAAAATACTGAGACTCTGTACACAGGGgcactgtcctgttggaacagGAAATTGTAATATTACACCATACAGAGATATTCTATCCtggtgtacttccaactttgtggcaaaagtTTGGGGAAGAACATTGGTGTGAaggccaggtgtccacatacttttggctacaTAGTGCGCCACAGCAAAAAATACTgacaatttttttctttactcattAAACAATATGGCATCATATTCTTTATCCTGTTGTCACTTACGTTACAGCAGCTTTAAACACTGAAGTAGAAGagcatgaatataaacctgtgattttcagctgcactactgtacgagctgctgttctagaaaattagtGTCTGTTTGTTTTTGCCATAACATTTGTCTTCACTTtgtatggattttttttcctttttttaaatattggcTGTAACACTGATGACTTGcagattacattaatggcatttagcagacgcttttatccagagtgatgtacaacaaacCCGAGCAACCTGAGGagcaggtgctttgctcaagggcaattcagccattcctactggtctagggaatcgaaccggcaaacttttggtcccaaagctgcttctctgaccattaagccatggcttccactcagtttaaataaataaataaatttaataataataataaaaacaagattaggtaaaaatacccagccactggggttgcacaagcaagtgctggtcccaagcccagacagATTGGGGATGGAACCTACACCAAATCAACCATATGgatcaagtttcaagtttatttgtatagcgcttttaacaataaacattgtcgcaaagcagctttacagaatttgaacgacttaaaacatgagctaattttatccctaatctatccccaatgagcaagcctgtggcgacggtggcaaggaaaaactccctcagacgacatgaggaagaaacctcgagaggaaccagactcaaaagggaacccatcctcatttgggcaacaacagacagcctgactataatattaacagttttaacagatataaccctcaactgtcctcatggggccgtccttcacaggagtggggcgataaaactccgaccagacacagggcaccaggatggatcaagcaggtccgaggggcagaagaggccagcatctcaatcccaggatcaacatgtaactcagagggacagatggggggggggggggaagagagagagagaaagaaaacacgttgttaggtatgccctaaaaatgacaagtattaaatctgtgtggtaggctcgcagagacgagagtctttacatcaggcataacacacaatggcatgttaatatggtaaaaaatatatcatgacctgctctggctggatgcttgattgggtgatgggagcacactcctcagcaatgatgagatgcagatgggacccttaggcctggccaagacaattcagttacatttcaccgggtctgggacatgcgacagaatgtcggacggccgattccctgcaggctacgatagccggtcgaggtccccaccgtctccaccaaaagatttcctgttgactccatgtaactcagagggacagatttggggtgggggggagagaaagaaaacacaggtggttaggtatgcccaatgtcacctgaataagtaggaacagtatacatattgcaccgagtacaagcagggactccggcaactaactatgacagcataactaaaaggagagagccagaag from the Neoarius graeffei isolate fNeoGra1 chromosome 2, fNeoGra1.pri, whole genome shotgun sequence genome contains:
- the LOC132875470 gene encoding induced myeloid leukemia cell differentiation protein Mcl-1 homolog — translated: MTELSVMKRSAPLSLLCCGLENGGAVRWVSPLSAPLDTFSQKREEELDVCTEEADGRAAGAGINAGKAPVESRSELEERGCEELLNPELETETYELLRQLFRSHTGLPVEHRRNKAHSALPSLQRVVGKTIHNHRIAYTGMVRRLFENSSLDGVGSVLSGVFDDGVISWGRIASVLALGAVVCERLKQDCAKEQVEECVDIVALQISSYLTTNLQHWFINNNGWDGFVEFFYVEDPESTVRKALMAVAGFGIGACLLTLMR